In the Enterobacter cloacae subsp. cloacae ATCC 13047 genome, CCTTAAGCGCAGTTGCTTCGATGAAAATTATAACCCGTCAGAGAATACGCGTACGACCACCAACTTTGCCAACCTCGCCCGCGGGGAAAAGCGTCAGGAGAACCTGCGTAATACCCTGGTGATGATCAATAACCGCTTTAACGCCCTGGCGCGCTGGGATAATCCCAATGCCGATCGTTACGCGGTCGAGCTTGAGATCGTCTCTGTGGATCTGAATATTGGTGCGGAGAAAACCTTCCCGGCCATTGAAATATTGCAAACCACAATCGTCGATAAAAAAACCAATGAACGCATCGACGGTATTGTCGGCAATAACTTCTCCTCTTACGTGCGCGATTACGATTTCAGCGTCCTGCTGCTGGAGCATAATAAAAACCAGCCCCATTTCACCATTCCGGAGAAGTTTGGTGTCTTGCACGGCAATATCTTCCGCCATTTTGTTAATTCGCCGGAATACCGGGAGAATTTCAAAAAAGCACCGGTGATTTGCCTGAGCGTGTCCAGCAAAGACACTTATCGTCGCACGGGTAACCAGCACCCGGTGCTGGGCATTGAGTACACGCCGGATGGCGAGTCATTGACGGAGCAGTACTTCGCGAAAATGGGCCTGAAGGTACGCTATTTCATGCCTGAAAACAGCGTGGCGCCGTTTGCCTTCTTCTTCACCGGCGATTTGCTCAGTGATTACACCAATCTTGAACTGATCGCCACCATCAGCACGATGGAGACGTTCCAGAAGATCTATCGCCCGGAAATTTATAACGCTAACTCGGCGGCAGGACACTGCTATCGCCCCGACCTGAATCAGCAGGATCACTCATTAACCAAAATTGTTTACGACCGTGTTGAACGCAGCCAGCTGGCCATTGAGCAGGGTAAATTCACGGAAGAACAATTTATCAAGCCTTACAAACACGTACTCGAGCAGTGGTCTGATAACTACGCGCGTTAATTAATCGAATTTAAAAGGGTTATACATATGAAAACATTGCTCCCGACGTCAACCGCTGGCAGCCTGCCTAAGCCAACCTGGCTTGCACAACCAGAAACGCTGTGGTCACCGTGGAAATTAGAGGATCAGGAGTTACTGGCCGGTAAGCAGGATGCGCTGCGTTTATCGCTTGATGAGCAGATCCGCGCGGGGATTGATATCGTCAGCGATGGCGAACAGACGCGCCAGCACTTTGTGACCACCTTTATTGAACACCTCAGCGGCGTGGATTTTGAAAACCGTCAGACCGTGCGCATTCGTAACCGCTACGATGCGAGCGTGCCGACGGTGGTCAGCGCCGTGGCGCGTCAAAAACCGGTGTTCGTGGACGACGCAAAATACTTACGGCAGCTCACGGATAAGCCAATCAAGTGGGCCCTGCCGGGGCCAATGACCATGATCGACACTCTTTACGACGCGCACTATAAAAGCCGCGAAAAGCTGGCCTGGGAGTTCGCTAAAATCCTCAATCAGGAGGCAAGAGAGTTAGAGGCCGCAGGTGTCGATATCATTCAGTTTGATGAGCCGGCATTTAATGTCTTTTTTGATGAGGTCAACGACTGGGGGATTGCGGCGCTGGAGCGTGCCATTGAAGGGCTGAAATGCGAAACAGCGGTACACATCTGCTACGGATACGGCATCAAGGCCAATACCGACTGGAAAAAGACCCTTGGCTCAGAATGGCGTCAGTATGAAGAGGCGTTTCCTAAGCTTCAGACATCGAATATCGACATCATCTCGCTGGAGTGTCACAACTCCCGCGTGCCGATGGATCTGCTGGAGCTGATCCGCGGCAAAAAAGTGATGGTAGGCGCCATCGACGTGGCAACCAACACCATTGAAACCGCGGAAGAAGTGGCTGACACCCTGCGTAAAGCGCTGCAGTTTGTCGATGCCGACAAGCTTTACCCGTCAACCAACTGCGGTATGGCGCCGCTTTCCCGTCAGGTTGCCAACGGTAAGCTGAAGGCGCTGAGCGCCGGAGCCGCGATTATCCGCAACGAGCTTGGCGCGTAATCACCTGCCCTGCGTTTGCCAGTAGAGCGGCGTACCGAAACACCCGACGTAATGATCAATCACCGCCCTGACGTTAAGGGGCGGATGCCGCGCGTTTGGGTAGATCGCCGCAATATTCAGGGGCTCCGTATGAATGGCGCACTCCAGCCCTGGCAGGAGTGCGACCAGTTCGCCCTGCTGCAGGCGGTCGCCAATCAGCCAGTCCGGAAACAGCACAATTCCCATCCCGCCCAGCGCGGCAGCTAGCAGCGATTCCGCATTATTTGACGTCATTAATGGCATCACCGGGTAGTGCACCCACTCCTCCCCCGCACCGCGCAACAGCCAGCGGTTAGGCCCCGACGAACCACGGTAGACCAGGCATTTATGATGCGCCAGATCGTCCGGCCCTTGCGGCGCGCCGTGCTGTCGCAGATAGTCCGGCGAGGCGGCCAGATGGTAGCGCTGCTGACCAAAAATGCGCGCGTGAAAGGTGGAGTCCGTCAGCACGCCGATGCGAAAGATCACGTCGGCGGCATTCTTGTGCGGGTCGATAAAATCATCGGTCAGCGTCAGCTCGATATTCAGCCGCGGATAGCGCGCCGTCAGATCAGGCAGCCCTGGCGCAATGTGCCGCTGGCCGAAAAAGACCGGTGCATTAATGCGGATCGTGCCGGAAGGCTCCGTTGAACGTGCATCCAGCTCCCGACGAGCCTCCTCAAAACTCGTCATCATCTCCCTGGCATAGCGGATAAACAGATGACCACTTTCTGTGGGGATCACCGCCCGGGTATTGCGGTAAAAAAGCTGCTGGCCGAGTGCATCCTCAAGCTGGTGGATAATGCGCGAAACCTGCGAGGCGGAAAGGCCCTCGCGGCGCGCGACCACGGAAAAATTTTCGGCTTCAAAAACCGCGATAAAAATCTTCAGCGAACGGAGGTTCATGCTCCCGGCGTCGTACATTCGTGCATATCCTGCAAAGGTGTTTCCTGCATTATGGCATTTTTCTCATGACCAGACCGACGTAATCTTCTCCGTCTGCAAACGGAGGAATAACAATGCAGCTTGTTTTGATTTTACTGGTGATTGCCGGGGGGATGGGGCTTTCCGTAGAGGCTGGCCTGCTGGGGCCGCTGGGTGGAAAAGTCGGTGATTTATGGGCCACGTTCAGCATTTTTGGCGTCGGCGCCGCGCTGACGTTTCTGCTGATGCTGTTCTTCAGCCCGCG is a window encoding:
- a CDS encoding methionine synthase; the encoded protein is MKTLLPTSTAGSLPKPTWLAQPETLWSPWKLEDQELLAGKQDALRLSLDEQIRAGIDIVSDGEQTRQHFVTTFIEHLSGVDFENRQTVRIRNRYDASVPTVVSAVARQKPVFVDDAKYLRQLTDKPIKWALPGPMTMIDTLYDAHYKSREKLAWEFAKILNQEARELEAAGVDIIQFDEPAFNVFFDEVNDWGIAALERAIEGLKCETAVHICYGYGIKANTDWKKTLGSEWRQYEEAFPKLQTSNIDIISLECHNSRVPMDLLELIRGKKVMVGAIDVATNTIETAEEVADTLRKALQFVDADKLYPSTNCGMAPLSRQVANGKLKALSAGAAIIRNELGA
- a CDS encoding DUF1852 domain-containing protein, encoding MSKAFTFTLKRSCFDENYNPSENTRTTTNFANLARGEKRQENLRNTLVMINNRFNALARWDNPNADRYAVELEIVSVDLNIGAEKTFPAIEILQTTIVDKKTNERIDGIVGNNFSSYVRDYDFSVLLLEHNKNQPHFTIPEKFGVLHGNIFRHFVNSPEYRENFKKAPVICLSVSSKDTYRRTGNQHPVLGIEYTPDGESLTEQYFAKMGLKVRYFMPENSVAPFAFFFTGDLLSDYTNLELIATISTMETFQKIYRPEIYNANSAAGHCYRPDLNQQDHSLTKIVYDRVERSQLAIEQGKFTEEQFIKPYKHVLEQWSDNYAR
- a CDS encoding LysR family transcriptional regulator; this encodes MYDAGSMNLRSLKIFIAVFEAENFSVVARREGLSASQVSRIIHQLEDALGQQLFYRNTRAVIPTESGHLFIRYAREMMTSFEEARRELDARSTEPSGTIRINAPVFFGQRHIAPGLPDLTARYPRLNIELTLTDDFIDPHKNAADVIFRIGVLTDSTFHARIFGQQRYHLAASPDYLRQHGAPQGPDDLAHHKCLVYRGSSGPNRWLLRGAGEEWVHYPVMPLMTSNNAESLLAAALGGMGIVLFPDWLIGDRLQQGELVALLPGLECAIHTEPLNIAAIYPNARHPPLNVRAVIDHYVGCFGTPLYWQTQGR